The sequence GGCTGGGTCAGAAGGTGACGACCTTGCCTCCGAAAGTGGTGACCAGCGTGCCGTTAGAGGCGAACGACCAGGCCAGCGCACCGCTGTAGGAAGCACAGCGCGATCCGTTGGTGCCGGTCCAGAACTGGTTCGTGCTGTCGACGGTGCCGACGGTCTTGTCGTTGGAACCGTCCACGGTGAACCGGCACGAGGTGTTGCTGCGGAAGGTGGAGGTGCCTTCGTCGAATGAGAAGTTGCGCTCGGCGTTGTCGATGCTGAGGTTGCTGGTGATCGTCATCGAGCCGGGGTTGCTGTTGTAGGTGAAGCCGTGGTGTCCGTTGTGGTAGGCAATGTTGCGCCGGATGATGTGGTTGACCTGGATGTCCTCGCCGCCGAGCTTGAAGCCGTTGCGGTCCCCGGCCGTGTTCACGGTCCCGTCGGTGAGGGTGCCGTTGTTGTAGGCCAGTGAGTCTTCGATCGTCACCGGGCCGATCGCGCCGGTGTCGGTCTTGGTGTAGAGGTCCCAGCCGTCGTCGATGTTGTTGTGCGAGACGTCGTACCGGAAGACGTTGCCGGTGCCCACGGTGAGCTTGGCGGCGAAGCCGTCGGCGTCTTCACCGTCGGAGTCGGCGTTGTCGTGCGACTCGGAGCTGAGCACCTGGTTGTTGGCCGGCCAGGCCGAACTGGCAGTGGTGGAGGAAATGCGGGAGATCTGCAGGCCGCTGTCGTGGTTGAAGCTGGTGACGATGCGCTCGATGATGTTGTTGCTGCCACCGACGAAGATGCCGTTGTCTCCGGCACGGGTGACCTGGATGCCGTAGACGTGCCAGTAGTTGCCGTTCAGGGCGAGGCCGCGGTTGGCGTCAGCCTCGGCCATGGCCGAGAAGTTCAGCACCGGAGTCTCACCGGGGTAGGCCGAGAGCGTCTTGTAGGCGCTGGCAGTGCCGTTGTTGCCCGCCGCGATGGTCTGCGTCGTGGACAGCGAGTAGGTGCCACCGCGCAGGTAGATCGTCCCCCCGGCGGCGACCCGGGTGACCGCCGAGGCGAGGGTGGTCGGCGCCGAGATCGTGCCGGCCGCGCCGGCGGTGCCGCTCGGCGACACGTAGAGCGCGCCGTTGCTCGGCGCACTGGTGGTCGTCGGGGTGACGGGCACCGTCGTCGTCGGCACCGTGCCCGGCGTCGTCGGGGTGACCGGCGTCGTGGTGGGTGGCGTGGTCGTGCCGGTGCTCACCGTGACGTCGTCGAAGCCGGCGGACGCGTAACCGGTCTGCAGGCCGATCCGGCCGGTGGCCGACACCGAACTCGTGCCCGAACCCACCCTCGTGCCGTCGATGGTGCCGGTGATCGTCGTCCCCGAGACCGTGAGGCCGAGCGTGTACCAGGTGCC is a genomic window of Kineosporia sp. NBRC 101731 containing:
- a CDS encoding LamG-like jellyroll fold domain-containing protein, whose amino-acid sequence is MSHSPRARGLRRLAGAGGLVMLIAAGIAITSSNAQAATVFTADFESGSTSAWSKSGGTWSLVSDGSQTLRQTNASSENAREFAGDTSWTDYTATARVKPLSFGSGGFVGLLSRSSSSTTFYRLALLSGQVQLQSVNSGNVTVLASSSRTVSTGTWYTLGLTVSGTTITGTIDGTRVGSGTSSVSATGRIGLQTGYASAGFDDVTVSTGTTTPPTTTPVTPTTPGTVPTTTVPVTPTTTSAPSNGALYVSPSGTAGAAGTISAPTTLASAVTRVAAGGTIYLRGGTYSLSTTQTIAAGNNGTASAYKTLSAYPGETPVLNFSAMAEADANRGLALNGNYWHVYGIQVTRAGDNGIFVGGSNNIIERIVTSFNHDSGLQISRISSTTASSAWPANNQVLSSESHDNADSDGEDADGFAAKLTVGTGNVFRYDVSHNNIDDGWDLYTKTDTGAIGPVTIEDSLAYNNGTLTDGTVNTAGDRNGFKLGGEDIQVNHIIRRNIAYHNGHHGFTYNSNPGSMTITSNLSIDNAERNFSFDEGTSTFRSNTSCRFTVDGSNDKTVGTVDSTNQFWTGTNGSRCASYSGALAWSFASNGTLVTTFGGKVVTF